One window from the genome of Paracoccus zhejiangensis encodes:
- the tssE gene encoding type VI secretion system baseplate subunit TssE gives MSRSPQKRPDRQMSILQVFRAAARAGDARDAAPSERRADDDRIISVRRRQSRDGSDPVSMQSDLAIDIASLMNTIRLDALVDLSDAPLVQKSIINYGFRDMSSLTRSQETTARIAASIRESLVRHEPRLIAETLEVRVSERSAKTDQRIFFDITAEMRASPADLPMDFVAEVDLGAGKLRMTGGRPER, from the coding sequence ATGAGCCGCAGCCCCCAGAAACGCCCCGACCGGCAGATGTCGATCCTGCAGGTCTTTCGCGCCGCCGCCCGTGCGGGCGATGCGCGCGATGCCGCGCCCTCAGAGCGCCGCGCCGATGACGACCGCATCATCTCGGTCCGGCGCCGCCAAAGCCGCGACGGCAGCGACCCGGTTTCCATGCAATCCGATCTGGCCATCGACATTGCCAGCCTGATGAACACGATCCGTCTCGACGCGCTGGTCGACCTGTCCGATGCGCCGCTGGTGCAGAAATCCATCATCAATTACGGCTTCCGCGACATGTCCAGCCTGACGCGAAGCCAGGAAACCACCGCGCGCATCGCCGCATCTATCCGCGAATCGCTGGTCCGGCACGAGCCGCGCCTGATCGCGGAAACGCTCGAGGTGCGCGTGTCCGAGCGCAGCGCCAAGACCGACCAGCGCATCTTCTTCGACATCACCGCCGAGATGCGGGCCTCTCCCGCCGACCTGCCGATGGATTTCGTGGCCGAGGTCGATCTGGGCGCCGGCAAGCTGCGCATGACCGGCGGGCGGCCCGAGCGATGA
- a CDS encoding DUF6931 family protein — protein MNDSTPPPTRSDADKTRPPIGALRFDTPQDLYLRLPEIAELTQQRPRPGEDPLAFLGRLRASTTPEEAVTYTAFAALPQMSVRWGYECLRLMADYLDPMERPMMELVAAWLNHPSTAMRQRIARDALWAPSRTPSVLLGLAVAWSGGPVAPNDPMPAPLHRAPRSVNSAVLSCLARAELHRRPIFLARFIDMAETLFRVY, from the coding sequence ATGAATGACTCGACCCCTCCGCCGACGCGGTCCGATGCGGACAAGACGCGGCCGCCCATCGGCGCGCTGCGGTTCGACACGCCGCAAGACCTGTACCTGCGCCTGCCCGAGATTGCCGAACTGACCCAGCAGCGCCCGCGCCCGGGCGAGGACCCGCTGGCCTTCCTGGGCCGGCTGCGCGCGTCGACCACGCCCGAGGAGGCCGTGACCTATACCGCCTTCGCCGCCTTGCCGCAGATGTCGGTGCGCTGGGGTTATGAGTGCCTGCGTCTGATGGCCGATTACCTCGATCCGATGGAACGGCCGATGATGGAGTTGGTGGCCGCCTGGCTGAACCACCCCTCGACCGCCATGCGCCAGCGGATCGCGCGCGATGCACTCTGGGCGCCGTCGAGGACGCCCTCGGTGCTTCTGGGCCTGGCCGTGGCCTGGTCGGGCGGGCCGGTGGCGCCGAACGATCCCATGCCCGCGCCGCTGCACCGCGCCCCGCGCTCGGTCAACAGTGCCGTGCTGTCCTGCCTTGCGCGCGCCGAGTTGCACCGGCGACCGATCTTTCTCGCCCGGTTCATCGACATGGCCGAAACGCTGTTCCGCGTCTACTGA
- the tssC gene encoding type VI secretion system contractile sheath large subunit, translating into MAQAPQQAGKENAGLAELDEFSDILRQTIKPRTDVAAKEVDNAVVALVNEALQDETLIGEDVIDTITAMLAKMDKKLSDQLNEVMHHDEFQKLEASWRGLAYTINNSETDATLRVKVLNASKQELAAMMRRYPGAKWDKSPLHLKIYEQEFGTLGGKPFGALVGDYYFDQSTADVGLLRAIGKVAAAAHAPFMSSAAPELLGMDSWTEIGTPPDLSEIFETPDYAAWNSLRDSQDSRYLALTLPRVLSREPYGQNTNSVVEEFDFQEETDGHDGKQYAWMNAAHAMAVNINRAHKEYGWTVQIRGVQSGGEVLNLPSHTFETGDGSKDLKCPTEVSITDRREGELSKAGLIGLIHRKHTDKAAFIGAQTLYRPKKYVDDMATASDNMSSRLPYIFAVSRFSHYLKVMVRDKIGQNPDRLQLQTQLQSWVNKYVSGNPESASEREKAKKPLAGAKVEVVEDEENPGYYVGKFFLKPHFQLEGMDIGMSLVSKLPKGK; encoded by the coding sequence ATGGCCCAAGCCCCCCAGCAGGCCGGCAAAGAGAATGCCGGCCTCGCCGAGCTTGACGAATTTTCCGACATCCTGCGCCAGACCATCAAGCCGCGCACCGATGTCGCCGCGAAAGAGGTGGACAACGCCGTTGTCGCCCTGGTCAACGAGGCGCTGCAGGACGAGACCCTGATCGGCGAGGACGTGATCGACACCATCACCGCCATGCTGGCGAAGATGGACAAGAAACTGTCCGACCAGCTGAACGAGGTGATGCATCACGACGAGTTCCAGAAACTGGAAGCCTCGTGGCGCGGTCTGGCCTATACGATCAACAATTCGGAAACCGACGCCACCCTGCGGGTCAAGGTGCTGAACGCCTCGAAGCAGGAACTGGCGGCGATGATGCGGCGCTATCCCGGCGCGAAATGGGACAAGTCGCCGCTGCATCTGAAGATCTACGAACAGGAATTCGGCACGCTCGGCGGCAAGCCCTTCGGCGCGCTGGTGGGCGATTACTATTTCGACCAGTCGACCGCCGATGTGGGCCTCTTGCGCGCGATCGGCAAGGTGGCGGCTGCGGCCCATGCGCCCTTCATGAGCTCGGCCGCGCCCGAGCTGCTGGGCATGGACAGCTGGACCGAGATCGGCACGCCGCCTGACCTGTCCGAGATCTTCGAGACCCCGGACTATGCTGCGTGGAACAGCCTGCGCGACAGCCAGGACAGCCGCTACCTGGCGCTGACCCTGCCGCGCGTCCTCTCGCGTGAGCCCTATGGCCAGAACACCAATTCGGTGGTCGAGGAATTCGATTTCCAGGAGGAAACCGACGGCCATGACGGCAAGCAATATGCCTGGATGAACGCCGCCCACGCGATGGCGGTGAACATAAACCGCGCGCACAAGGAATATGGCTGGACGGTGCAGATCCGCGGCGTGCAGTCGGGTGGCGAGGTGCTGAACCTGCCGAGCCACACCTTCGAGACCGGCGATGGGTCGAAAGACCTGAAATGCCCGACCGAAGTGTCGATCACCGACCGGCGCGAGGGCGAGCTGTCCAAGGCCGGGCTGATCGGGCTGATCCACCGCAAGCATACCGACAAGGCCGCCTTCATCGGCGCGCAGACGCTGTACCGGCCCAAGAAATACGTCGATGACATGGCGACGGCCTCGGACAACATGTCCTCGCGCCTGCCCTATATCTTCGCCGTGTCACGCTTCAGTCACTATCTGAAGGTAATGGTGCGCGACAAGATCGGACAAAATCCCGACCGCTTGCAACTTCAGACGCAGTTGCAGAGTTGGGTCAACAAATATGTATCCGGCAATCCCGAAAGCGCGAGCGAGCGGGAGAAAGCCAAGAAACCTTTGGCGGGGGCCAAAGTGGAAGTGGTCGAGGACGAGGAGAATCCCGGCTATTATGTCGGAAAGTTCTTCCTCAAGCCGCATTTCCAGCTTGAAGGAATGGACATCGGGATGAGTCTGGTGTCCAAGCTGCCGAAAGGCAAATGA
- the tagH gene encoding type VI secretion system-associated FHA domain protein TagH, with translation MTLTLQIENYQVLDDGGPASVQVPDGGLSAGRSGGMGWVLPDASRHISGHHFDVYLDERGWWLRDVSTNGTFLQGQRYRLDGPHPLQDGDRFQVGQYIIVVLLDQPGQGSALTPVSLPDRSQAPGFAEDPWALEGGPSAPIDPLPARHLGQRHDFADDFIPTGPSRQPARRYAPPVVPPLDDPSTFAAPPSAPREITGFQPPAAPAPEHDFVRAFCKGAGLPPDLYADVAPDQLAQVLGQTVRRVAQQVMMALQDRAAAKQFARTGERTMRGAADNNPLKFLPDVDQALETMFLKPRAGFQDGVSGFDDALNDLRLHQAALFAALQPALAKLMTDLAPETIEPEAETGRLGGNKRAKAWEIFVERWDKKTAPHENGMLDEFLIHFSAAYRDMVERQGGVAGKEPKDG, from the coding sequence ATGACCCTGACCCTGCAGATCGAGAATTATCAGGTGCTGGACGATGGCGGCCCGGCCAGCGTGCAGGTCCCCGATGGCGGGCTGTCCGCGGGCCGTTCGGGCGGCATGGGCTGGGTGCTGCCCGATGCCAGCCGGCACATCTCGGGCCATCATTTCGATGTCTACCTCGACGAGCGCGGTTGGTGGCTGCGCGATGTCTCGACCAACGGCACCTTCCTGCAGGGCCAGCGCTACCGGCTGGACGGGCCGCACCCGCTGCAGGACGGCGACCGCTTCCAGGTCGGGCAATACATCATCGTCGTTCTGTTGGATCAGCCGGGGCAGGGCTCGGCGCTGACGCCCGTCTCGCTGCCCGACCGCTCGCAGGCGCCGGGCTTTGCCGAGGATCCCTGGGCGCTGGAGGGTGGCCCCTCCGCGCCGATCGATCCGCTGCCGGCCCGGCATCTGGGCCAGCGCCATGACTTCGCCGACGATTTCATCCCGACCGGCCCTTCGCGCCAGCCTGCGCGTCGCTACGCGCCTCCGGTGGTGCCGCCTTTGGACGATCCGTCTACCTTCGCCGCCCCACCATCCGCGCCGCGCGAGATCACCGGTTTCCAGCCGCCCGCCGCGCCCGCGCCCGAGCATGATTTCGTCCGCGCCTTCTGCAAGGGCGCCGGCCTGCCGCCCGACCTCTACGCCGACGTGGCACCCGATCAGCTGGCGCAGGTTCTGGGCCAGACGGTCCGTCGCGTGGCGCAGCAGGTGATGATGGCGCTGCAGGACCGCGCCGCCGCCAAGCAGTTCGCCCGGACCGGCGAGCGCACGATGCGCGGGGCGGCGGACAACAATCCGCTGAAATTCCTGCCCGATGTCGACCAGGCCCTCGAGACCATGTTCCTGAAACCGCGTGCCGGCTTCCAGGACGGGGTGTCCGGCTTTGACGATGCGCTGAACGACCTGCGGCTGCATCAGGCGGCACTGTTTGCCGCGCTGCAGCCGGCGCTGGCCAAGCTGATGACCGATCTGGCCCCCGAGACCATCGAGCCCGAGGCCGAGACCGGGCGTCTTGGCGGCAACAAGCGCGCCAAGGCCTGGGAGATTTTTGTCGAGCGGTGGGACAAGAAGACCGCGCCGCATGAGAACGGGATGCTGGACGAGTTCCTGATTCATTTCTCCGCGGCCTATCGCGACATGGTCGAGCGTCAGGGCGGCGTCGCGGGAAAGGAGCCGAAGGATGGCTGA
- a CDS encoding Hcp family type VI secretion system effector encodes MAVDIFLKLSNNIKGESQDDTHRNNIDVLAWNWGLTQSGTTHVGSGGGGGKVNVQDITLTKYVDLASNDLIKRCTNGEHIENGELIVRKSGGTAPVEYFRIKMENIMITSYNTGGSKDGLDRIQETLTLNFRKFEVLYTLQEESGAAGAETMAGWDIAENKEWNA; translated from the coding sequence ATGGCCGTTGATATCTTCCTGAAACTTTCGAACAATATCAAAGGGGAATCGCAGGACGATACCCACCGGAACAACATTGATGTTCTGGCCTGGAACTGGGGTCTGACCCAGTCGGGAACCACCCATGTCGGCTCTGGCGGCGGCGGCGGCAAGGTGAATGTTCAGGACATCACCCTGACCAAATATGTCGATCTGGCCTCGAATGACCTGATCAAGCGCTGCACCAACGGCGAGCATATCGAGAACGGCGAACTGATCGTCCGGAAATCGGGCGGAACGGCCCCGGTCGAGTATTTCCGGATCAAGATGGAAAACATCATGATCACCAGCTACAACACCGGCGGTTCCAAGGACGGTCTCGACCGCATCCAGGAAACCCTGACGCTGAACTTCCGCAAGTTCGAAGTGCTCTACACCCTGCAGGAAGAATCGGGCGCTGCCGGCGCCGAGACGATGGCCGGCTGGGACATCGCCGAGAACAAGGAATGGAACGCCTGA
- the tssB gene encoding type VI secretion system contractile sheath small subunit, whose amino-acid sequence MAADKSTDFIKRNRPPRVNISYEDPYDSEKMVELPFVMGVMSDLSGNASPVEKKPLEERDFVDVTAASLDEFMDSVTPGLTYNVENELGAEGGRLGVNLEFRSMEDFEPAAIARQIPALKKLLEARQHLANLQRYMNSKPKAQEQIRQLLNDPELMAALAARESAKSASDDGTED is encoded by the coding sequence ATGGCCGCGGACAAGTCGACCGATTTTATCAAGCGTAATCGCCCGCCGCGGGTGAATATTTCCTACGAAGATCCCTATGACAGCGAGAAGATGGTCGAACTGCCCTTCGTCATGGGCGTGATGTCGGACCTCTCGGGCAATGCCTCTCCGGTCGAGAAAAAGCCGCTGGAGGAGCGCGATTTCGTGGATGTCACCGCCGCCTCGCTGGACGAGTTCATGGACAGCGTGACACCGGGCCTGACCTATAACGTCGAGAACGAGCTGGGGGCCGAGGGCGGTCGCCTGGGGGTCAATCTGGAATTCCGGTCGATGGAAGATTTCGAACCGGCCGCCATCGCCCGGCAGATCCCGGCGCTGAAGAAACTGCTCGAGGCGCGCCAGCATCTGGCGAACCTGCAGCGTTACATGAATTCGAAACCCAAGGCGCAGGAACAGATCCGGCAGCTCTTGAACGACCCCGAGCTGATGGCGGCCCTGGCCGCGCGCGAAAGCGCCAAATCCGCATCGGACGACGGCACGGAGGACTAA
- a CDS encoding BCCT family transporter, translating to MTETGGTPQPDDDLFHDTDYVVGQDNIEGSLGPVGFDIHNPVFVVSALTAMTFILLTLIFPETAGGVFQSIVSFATQTLDWYFMIVVDFFVIFCFALIVSPYGGIRLGGKDAEPEYSYLSWFAMLFAAGIGIGLLFFGVLEPVYHMNVSSPLGVPSPIGPDGQIIPENIAEARALGIAGTYFHWGLHGWAVYVVMALALSLFTYNKGLPFSIRSAFYPILGERVWGWWGHAIDILAVFSTLFGLATSLGLGAQQANAGLNFVFGLEVNTSTQVIIIILVTAVALVSVWRGLDGGVKILSEINMVMALLFFLFVLFAGPTLAALDGFWTGLVTYVRDFIPLSAPFGREDDAYREGWSAFYWAWWVSWAPFVGMFIARVSRGRTVREFVICVLLIPSLMIFIWMGVFGGIAIETLFADPENSLVKEYVIDNYSPELSLFGMLAELPLTGLMSTIAIVLALVFFVTSSDSGSLVVDTITAGGKIDAPKPQRIFWATIEGLIAIVLLIGGGLSALQAGVTATGIPFSVVMVLMCYSIIKALQTEPR from the coding sequence ATGACCGAGACCGGAGGGACTCCGCAACCCGACGACGACCTGTTCCACGACACGGATTACGTCGTGGGCCAAGACAATATCGAAGGCTCGCTGGGGCCGGTCGGGTTCGACATCCACAATCCGGTTTTCGTGGTCTCGGCCCTGACGGCGATGACCTTCATCCTGCTGACGCTGATCTTTCCCGAAACGGCGGGTGGCGTGTTCCAGTCGATCGTCAGTTTCGCCACCCAGACGCTCGACTGGTATTTCATGATCGTCGTGGATTTCTTCGTGATCTTCTGCTTCGCGCTGATCGTCTCGCCCTATGGCGGCATCAGGCTGGGCGGCAAGGATGCCGAACCGGAATACAGCTATCTTTCGTGGTTCGCGATGCTGTTTGCCGCCGGCATCGGCATCGGGCTTCTGTTCTTCGGCGTGCTCGAGCCGGTCTATCACATGAACGTCTCCTCGCCGCTTGGCGTGCCCTCGCCCATCGGGCCGGACGGGCAGATCATCCCCGAGAACATCGCCGAGGCCCGCGCCCTTGGCATTGCCGGCACCTATTTCCACTGGGGCCTGCATGGCTGGGCGGTCTATGTGGTGATGGCACTGGCGCTGTCGCTTTTCACCTATAACAAGGGCCTGCCCTTCTCGATCCGCTCGGCCTTCTATCCGATCCTTGGCGAGCGCGTCTGGGGCTGGTGGGGCCATGCCATCGACATCCTTGCGGTCTTCTCGACCCTCTTCGGGCTGGCGACCAGCCTTGGGCTTGGCGCGCAGCAGGCCAATGCCGGGCTGAACTTCGTCTTCGGGCTCGAGGTGAACACCTCGACGCAGGTGATCATCATCATTCTGGTGACGGCGGTGGCGCTGGTCTCGGTCTGGCGGGGACTGGATGGTGGGGTCAAGATCCTGTCCGAGATCAACATGGTGATGGCGCTGTTGTTCTTTCTCTTCGTCCTCTTCGCCGGGCCGACGCTGGCGGCGCTGGACGGGTTCTGGACCGGGCTGGTCACCTATGTCCGCGATTTCATCCCGCTCTCGGCGCCGTTCGGACGCGAGGATGACGCCTATCGCGAGGGCTGGTCGGCCTTCTACTGGGCGTGGTGGGTCAGCTGGGCGCCCTTCGTCGGCATGTTCATCGCCCGGGTCTCGCGCGGCCGCACGGTGCGGGAGTTCGTCATCTGCGTGCTGCTGATCCCCAGCCTGATGATCTTCATCTGGATGGGTGTCTTTGGCGGCATCGCGATCGAGACGCTGTTCGCCGATCCGGAAAACAGCCTGGTCAAGGAATATGTCATCGACAATTACAGCCCGGAGCTGTCGCTGTTCGGGATGCTGGCCGAACTACCGCTGACCGGGCTGATGTCGACCATCGCCATCGTGCTGGCACTGGTCTTTTTTGTCACCTCGTCCGATTCCGGCTCGCTGGTGGTCGACACGATCACCGCCGGCGGCAAGATCGACGCGCCGAAACCGCAGCGGATCTTCTGGGCGACGATCGAGGGGCTGATCGCCATCGTGCTGCTGATCGGCGGCGGGCTGTCGGCACTGCAGGCAGGGGTGACGGCGACCGGCATCCCCTTCTCGGTGGTGATGGTGCTGATGTGCTATTCCATCATCAAGGCGCTTCAGACCGAGCCACGATAG
- a CDS encoding type VI secretion system protein TssA, translated as MAETQALPLNWLLQPISEDAPCGPDLEAEGAPAFIDYYYEAEVRLPERYVTPGMAGVEGSIDQVFDPKSINLRAETQAISDLLRQSRDLRLLSLLARFQILAGRPGDFADTLQVMAEALIQWPDALHPGVEGSSADRRAALEELGSIKTVVMPLHYLPLAGQADATYRRYLVATGQASGRASEEGIERGPIMSTLASPAHQKLVERLHGDLGRAAQALSRIVELCAAHPTARFRPSVAETLDALTGMQKLLQEARPELVIWSSQVEPAPIPVEAPTEATPDQPSTAPAPLAALPPIDAIADRAGVRAALEGTERFLARNEPSSPALLLVTQARLLIGRPLIEALETLLPGDAGKAVIGFVPETGFALSMERMKKLSENALGGFDPQAGGTEAPAAEPLVLTSRAEVAAQLQAVEAFYAAREPASPIPILLARARGFMDKGFQSIVAELMPKAEAKG; from the coding sequence ATGGCTGAAACTCAGGCCTTGCCGCTGAACTGGCTGTTGCAGCCGATCAGCGAGGACGCGCCTTGCGGCCCCGATCTCGAGGCCGAGGGCGCGCCCGCCTTCATCGACTACTATTACGAGGCCGAGGTGCGGCTGCCCGAGCGCTATGTCACGCCGGGCATGGCCGGGGTCGAGGGCAGCATCGACCAGGTCTTTGATCCGAAATCCATCAACCTTCGGGCCGAGACCCAGGCGATCAGCGATCTTCTGCGCCAGAGCCGCGACCTGCGGCTGCTGTCCTTGCTGGCGCGGTTCCAGATTCTCGCCGGCCGGCCGGGCGATTTCGCCGACACGCTGCAGGTGATGGCGGAGGCGCTGATCCAATGGCCCGATGCCCTGCATCCGGGCGTCGAGGGTTCCTCGGCCGACCGCCGGGCGGCGCTGGAAGAACTGGGCTCGATCAAGACGGTGGTCATGCCGCTGCATTACCTGCCGCTGGCCGGTCAGGCGGATGCGACTTATCGCCGCTATCTCGTCGCAACGGGTCAGGCAAGCGGGCGGGCCTCGGAGGAGGGGATCGAACGCGGTCCGATCATGTCGACCCTGGCCTCGCCGGCGCATCAGAAACTGGTCGAGCGTCTGCATGGTGACCTCGGGCGCGCGGCACAGGCGCTGTCGCGCATCGTCGAACTTTGCGCGGCACATCCCACCGCGCGCTTCCGCCCCTCGGTTGCCGAGACGCTGGATGCGCTGACCGGGATGCAGAAACTGCTGCAGGAGGCGCGGCCGGAACTGGTGATCTGGTCCAGCCAGGTCGAGCCCGCGCCGATCCCGGTGGAGGCGCCCACCGAAGCCACGCCGGATCAGCCCTCAACCGCCCCGGCCCCGCTCGCGGCGCTGCCCCCCATCGACGCCATCGCTGATCGCGCGGGCGTGCGCGCGGCGCTGGAAGGGACTGAGCGCTTCCTTGCGCGAAACGAACCGTCCTCGCCGGCGCTGCTTCTGGTGACGCAGGCACGGCTGTTGATCGGTCGGCCGTTGATCGAGGCGCTTGAGACGCTGCTGCCCGGTGATGCCGGCAAGGCGGTGATCGGATTCGTGCCCGAAACCGGTTTTGCCCTGTCGATGGAGCGGATGAAGAAGCTCAGCGAGAACGCGCTTGGCGGATTTGATCCGCAGGCCGGGGGCACCGAGGCACCGGCGGCTGAACCGCTCGTTCTGACCTCGCGTGCCGAGGTCGCCGCGCAGTTGCAGGCGGTCGAGGCTTTCTATGCCGCACGCGAACCGGCCAGCCCGATTCCGATCCTGCTGGCCCGGGCACGGGGCTTCATGGACAAGGGATTCCAGTCGATTGTTGCGGAATTGATGCCGAAGGCCGAGGCGAAAGGCTAG
- the tssF gene encoding type VI secretion system baseplate subunit TssF, producing MRKAFRDLYNRELAMLYERSAEFAAEYPGIADRLGGLLRDNTDPAVAGLLEGTAFLAARVQLKLDEEFRGFTTELLEQIFPDALAPIPSVMLVQAQPPADERKLDEGWRFQPGEYLDARFVDADQRVSCRFQLTSPLTLWPLSVEAITYHDAPGPLGALGQDPDPRTKAGLQLGIRRSTAGGMAGLPLDELVLNLTAPDFGQAAALYEQIHCDRLRISLRWIDKQGDPAFLRLNPDQLSQIGFDESERLFSRDTRLFDGFAHLREAFIFPRKHLGFRLTGLRPLLSRIPTDRVEIVIEFRRSDDVLAARLGSGHVALNCAPAINLFEETSSQVRLDQKRHEFVVTPDSSPVTHYEIHRIAQVFAHYGSSADKVEVRPLYALPDGGTPPRQALYYTARRKPRRLTTHERRFGSRHRYRGTETYIALYEPPAEEVANRAQRLQIRALCSNRHLPEYLPIAGSKDDFHFTSDTSVALSCLIGPTKPRDSMLEIDRGAPHRAEQGDVYWRLLSYLSLNHFGLDDRPGRDGAESLRELLSLFADMSDSITEAQIQGIKSLKTRPVVRSIRRADGFFPARGLEISVTYDEAAFEGSGIITLAAVLDRFFAEYANINSFTQSVTISQQRGEIMRWPPRTGSGALL from the coding sequence ATGAGAAAGGCCTTCCGCGACCTCTACAACCGCGAACTGGCCATGCTCTACGAGCGGTCTGCCGAATTTGCCGCCGAGTATCCGGGTATAGCCGACCGCCTTGGCGGGTTGTTGCGCGACAATACCGACCCGGCCGTTGCCGGGCTGCTGGAAGGCACGGCCTTCCTTGCCGCGCGGGTGCAGCTGAAGCTGGACGAGGAGTTTCGTGGCTTCACCACGGAGCTTCTGGAACAGATCTTCCCCGACGCCCTGGCGCCGATCCCCTCGGTCATGCTGGTGCAGGCCCAGCCTCCGGCGGACGAGCGCAAGCTGGACGAGGGCTGGCGCTTCCAGCCCGGTGAATATCTGGATGCGCGTTTTGTCGATGCCGACCAGCGGGTCTCCTGCCGCTTCCAGCTGACCTCGCCCTTGACCCTTTGGCCGCTGTCGGTGGAGGCGATCACCTATCACGACGCGCCCGGTCCCCTCGGCGCGCTGGGGCAGGACCCCGATCCCCGGACCAAGGCCGGGCTGCAACTGGGCATCCGCCGCAGCACGGCGGGCGGCATGGCCGGCTTGCCGCTGGACGAGCTGGTCCTGAACCTGACCGCGCCGGATTTCGGGCAGGCGGCGGCGCTCTATGAACAGATCCATTGCGACCGGCTGCGGATCTCGCTGCGCTGGATCGACAAGCAGGGCGATCCGGCTTTCCTGCGGCTGAACCCCGATCAGCTGAGCCAGATCGGCTTTGATGAAAGCGAACGCCTGTTCAGCCGCGATACCCGCCTGTTCGACGGCTTCGCCCATCTGCGCGAGGCTTTCATCTTCCCGAGGAAGCATCTCGGCTTTCGCCTGACCGGCCTGCGCCCCCTCCTGTCGCGAATCCCCACGGATCGGGTCGAGATCGTCATCGAGTTCCGCCGCAGCGACGATGTCCTGGCCGCCCGTCTGGGGTCGGGTCATGTCGCGCTGAACTGTGCCCCGGCGATCAACCTCTTCGAGGAAACCAGCAGTCAGGTGCGGCTGGACCAGAAGCGACATGAATTCGTGGTGACGCCGGACAGTAGCCCGGTCACGCATTACGAGATCCACCGCATCGCGCAGGTCTTTGCCCATTACGGCAGCAGCGCCGACAAGGTCGAGGTGCGCCCGCTTTACGCGCTGCCCGATGGCGGCACCCCGCCCCGGCAGGCGCTCTACTACACTGCCCGCCGGAAGCCCCGTCGGCTGACCACGCATGAACGCCGCTTTGGCAGCCGCCATCGCTATCGCGGCACCGAGACCTATATCGCGCTTTACGAACCGCCCGCCGAGGAGGTCGCCAACCGGGCGCAGCGGTTGCAGATCCGGGCGCTCTGTTCCAACCGCCACCTGCCCGAATACCTGCCCATCGCCGGCAGCAAGGACGATTTCCACTTCACCAGCGATACCAGCGTGGCGCTGTCCTGCCTGATCGGCCCGACCAAGCCGCGCGATTCCATGCTGGAGATCGACCGGGGCGCGCCGCATCGGGCGGAACAGGGGGATGTCTACTGGCGGCTTCTGTCCTATCTGTCGCTGAACCATTTCGGGCTGGATGACCGGCCGGGCCGCGACGGTGCGGAAAGCCTGCGCGAATTGCTGAGCCTCTTCGCCGACATGTCCGACAGCATCACCGAGGCGCAGATCCAGGGCATCAAGTCGCTGAAGACCCGGCCTGTCGTGCGCTCGATCCGCCGCGCCGATGGCTTCTTCCCGGCGCGCGGGCTGGAAATCAGCGTGACCTATGACGAGGCGGCCTTTGAAGGCTCGGGCATCATCACGCTCGCCGCCGTGCTGGATCGCTTCTTTGCCGAATACGCCAATATCAACAGCTTCACCCAGTCGGTGACGATCAGCCAGCAG